From the Winogradskyella forsetii genome, the window AAACTATAGTAAATTGTAAACAACGAGGAATAAAAACAAAACCAAAAAAAGTTATAGCCACTATTAACAACCTATAATAACCATCATTTTATTTTTTAAATTTTAAAAGAAAAATGATAATATGTATATATGTGTTGATAACTAGAATTTACATTAATTTAACGCTAACTAAACACTATTTCATTTTAATAACGTAACTTTGCAGCAAACTTAATAACTTTTTACCGTGGTCACTGAGCGTAGTCGAAGTGAAAACGTTATTCTCTCTTCGCCTTAATTAAGTTTAAAAATGTCATTGCGAGCGCAGCGTGGCAATCTCACTTTAAGAGATTCTTCGTTTCACTCCAAATGACAAATACATTCAATAAGATTACAAATTAAATGACAAAAAAGAAAAAAAGGAAATCATCAAATAATAAGATTTCCAACCTCACAAATACAATTCTTGGTATTTTAAAAAAAGATAGAAATTCAACCTTTAACTATAAACAAATTGCAGCTAAAATTGGCGTCAATGATGCTAGTAGTCGCAACCAGATTATAAAGAAACTACAACAGCTTAAAGCTAAACAAGAGATTGAAGAAGTTGATCGTGGTAAATTTAAAGCCGTAGTAAATACCGAGTATCATACAGGTATTTTAGATTTGGCAGCCAAAGGAAATGGTTATATAATTTCAGACGATTTTGAAAACGACGTTTTCATTGCTTCAAACAATATCAACAAAGCTTTGCATGGCGACGAAGTAGAATTTTACGCTTATAAAAGGAAACATAGAGGCAAACAAGAAGGAGAAATTACCAACATTATTAAACGTGCAAAATCGGAATATGTTGGCACCATTCAAATTCATGAAAAGAAGAATTTTGCCTTTGTGGTGGCAGATAACAATAAAATGTACACAGATATTTTTGTGCCCATCAATAAAACGATGAAGGCCGAAGATGGGTATAAGGTGTTGGTAGCTTTAGAAGATTGGCCAGAAAAAGCAGATTCGCCTAACGGTAAAGTCATAGAAGTTTTAGGAAAACCAGGAGAACACAGTACGGAAATCCATGCAATTTTAGCAGAATATGGTTTACCAAACGAATTTCCTCATGAGGTTGAAGCCTACGCTAACAATATTGATTTAGAGATTAAGCCTGAAGAAATCGCTAAACGACGCGACATGCGTAAAGATTTAACCTTTACCATAGATCCAAAAGATGCTAAGGATTTTGATGATGCCTTATCCTTTAAAATTTTAGATAACGGTTTGTACGAAATCGGAATCCATATTGCAGATGTTTCCCATTATTTACAACCTGGAACAGTATTGGATGATGAAGCTTACGAACGCGCAACATCAATTTATTTAGTGGATAGAGTGGTACCAATGTTACCAGAAGTATTATCAAATGGTGCCTGTTCTTTACGTCCAAATGAAGAAAAATATACCTTCTCTGCCGTGTTTCAGATGAATGATAAATGCGAAATTAAAAAGGAATGGTTCGGTAGAACGGTAACTTATTCTGATGCCCGTTTTGCTTATGAAGAAGCACAGGCAATTATAGAGCGGAATGTCAAATTGAGCACAGTTGAAGCGCAAAAGAATCCAGAAAAAATAGATACCATAATCCCTACTGAAGTTTCTTTAACCGAAAAAGAATACAAAACCTCAAAAGATATCGCTTTTGCTGTATTAAAAATGAATGAGCTGGCCAAAAAAATGCGATCCAGACGTATGCGAGAAGGCGCTATTTCTTTTGATAAAGTGGAAGTGAAATTCGATCTGGACGACGAAGCAAATCCAGTTGGTGTATTCTTTAAAACTAGTAAGGATGCCAATAAATTGATAGAAGAATTTATGCTATTGGCCAACAGAAAGGTTTCAGAATTTGTTGGAAAACAAAAGAAAACGTTTGTATATCGTGTACACGACGAACCAGATGAAGCCAAATTAGCACAGTTGCAAACCGTTGTGGCCCGTTTTGGACATAAATTAAATTTTAAAGATAAAGGCAGTATCGCCTCTTCTTTAAATAATTTACTAAAAGATGTGGTGGGCAAAAAAGAACAAAATTTAGTGGATACGCTGACGATTAGAACCATGTCGAAAGCCGAATATACCACACACAATATTGGGCATTATGGTTTAGCATTCGACTATTACAGTCACTTTACCTCACCAATCCGTCGTTATCCAGATGTGATGGCGCATCGCCTATTACAACGTTATTTAGACGGTGAAAAATCCGCTAACGAAGAGATTTACGAAGAGAAATGCAAACATTCCAGTAATATGGAATATTTAGCCACCAAAGCCGAACGTGATTCTATTAAACACATGCAGATTCGTTTTATGCAAGATCATCAAGACGAAGAATTTTTAGGTGTTATTTCTGGTGTAACGGATTGGGGAATTTATGTAGAAATTATTTCCAACAAATGTGAAGGCATGGTAAGCGTAAGGGATATGAAAGACGATCATTACCAATTTGATCAAGACCAATATGCAATGATTGGTAAGAAATCAGGAACTATGTATCAACTTGGGGATGAAGTTATTGTAAAAGTTAAAAATGCAGATTTAACGAAGAAACATTTGGATTTTTACATGGTAGGAAAACCAAATTAGTTTATAGTCTCTAATTAGTTTACAGTAGCAGGTCTGCCCGTAACGAAAAGGCACGTTCGTCCGGGTCGTAGTTTTCAGTAAAAAAAAAGTGATAAGAATTTCACTAATTAGCATTAATCGCTTCTGATAC encodes:
- a CDS encoding ribonuclease R family protein: MTKKKKRKSSNNKISNLTNTILGILKKDRNSTFNYKQIAAKIGVNDASSRNQIIKKLQQLKAKQEIEEVDRGKFKAVVNTEYHTGILDLAAKGNGYIISDDFENDVFIASNNINKALHGDEVEFYAYKRKHRGKQEGEITNIIKRAKSEYVGTIQIHEKKNFAFVVADNNKMYTDIFVPINKTMKAEDGYKVLVALEDWPEKADSPNGKVIEVLGKPGEHSTEIHAILAEYGLPNEFPHEVEAYANNIDLEIKPEEIAKRRDMRKDLTFTIDPKDAKDFDDALSFKILDNGLYEIGIHIADVSHYLQPGTVLDDEAYERATSIYLVDRVVPMLPEVLSNGACSLRPNEEKYTFSAVFQMNDKCEIKKEWFGRTVTYSDARFAYEEAQAIIERNVKLSTVEAQKNPEKIDTIIPTEVSLTEKEYKTSKDIAFAVLKMNELAKKMRSRRMREGAISFDKVEVKFDLDDEANPVGVFFKTSKDANKLIEEFMLLANRKVSEFVGKQKKTFVYRVHDEPDEAKLAQLQTVVARFGHKLNFKDKGSIASSLNNLLKDVVGKKEQNLVDTLTIRTMSKAEYTTHNIGHYGLAFDYYSHFTSPIRRYPDVMAHRLLQRYLDGEKSANEEIYEEKCKHSSNMEYLATKAERDSIKHMQIRFMQDHQDEEFLGVISGVTDWGIYVEIISNKCEGMVSVRDMKDDHYQFDQDQYAMIGKKSGTMYQLGDEVIVKVKNADLTKKHLDFYMVGKPN